Proteins encoded in a region of the Aerosakkonema funiforme FACHB-1375 genome:
- a CDS encoding GNAT family N-acetyltransferase, whose translation MEISFKIATNADINLILTMMEEFYKLEHIPFNNQIATRCLEEIVSDDRLAKIWLICADEEPVGYVVLTFGYSIEFHGRDALVDELYIRENYRSQGIGTQTLEFVKTACQSLGITAVHLVVAYENKKAKSVYQKMGFVEHDRYIMTNWLEKMEQKLY comes from the coding sequence ATGGAAATAAGTTTTAAAATCGCTACAAACGCTGATATTAATCTGATTTTGACTATGATGGAGGAGTTTTATAAACTCGAACATATCCCATTTAATAATCAAATAGCAACTCGTTGTTTAGAAGAAATAGTTAGTGACGATCGACTGGCGAAGATATGGTTAATTTGTGCTGACGAAGAACCAGTCGGATATGTTGTCCTCACATTTGGCTACAGTATCGAATTTCACGGTCGCGATGCCTTAGTTGATGAATTATATATTCGAGAGAATTATCGCAGCCAAGGTATAGGCACGCAGACGCTAGAATTTGTAAAAACAGCTTGCCAATCTCTAGGGATTACCGCCGTGCATCTGGTGGTAGCTTATGAAAATAAAAAAGCGAAAAGCGTTTATCAAAAGATGGGTTTTGTCGAACACGATCGCTATATAATGACAA